One window of the Cognatishimia sp. WU-CL00825 genome contains the following:
- a CDS encoding SMP-30/gluconolactonase/LRE family protein — translation MTSAVFDERVCELGEGPLWHPTRQQLFWFDILGRRLLTRKGDEAQEWVFDEYVSAAGWVDDNTLMMASESGLYRLNLINGARKKLADIEADNPVTRSNDGRADPQGGFWIGTMGIDGEPQAGAIYRYYKGEVRKLFGDITVSNSICFAPSGDLAYFCDTRANKIMKVALDSLGWPVGTPDVFIDVSAEGLNADGSVVDAEGNLWNAQWGVNRVACYAPDGTFLRAVSFAGEQTSCPAFGGADLRSLFVTTAAVGLDGPNEGKTYVCEMSDVKGQAEHQVIL, via the coding sequence ATGACTTCGGCGGTTTTTGATGAACGTGTTTGTGAATTGGGCGAGGGGCCGTTGTGGCACCCAACGCGCCAGCAGTTGTTTTGGTTTGACATCTTGGGCCGCCGATTGCTGACCCGCAAGGGCGATGAGGCCCAGGAATGGGTATTTGACGAATATGTATCAGCCGCGGGTTGGGTTGATGACAATACGCTGATGATGGCCTCTGAATCGGGCCTATATCGCCTGAATTTGATCAATGGTGCGCGTAAAAAGCTGGCTGACATTGAGGCAGATAACCCGGTGACGCGGTCAAATGATGGCCGTGCCGATCCGCAGGGTGGATTTTGGATTGGCACCATGGGCATAGATGGTGAGCCACAGGCGGGTGCGATCTATCGCTATTATAAGGGTGAAGTGCGCAAGCTGTTTGGCGATATCACCGTGTCCAATTCGATCTGTTTTGCCCCCTCGGGGGATCTGGCTTATTTCTGCGACACACGCGCCAATAAAATAATGAAAGTGGCGTTGGATTCGCTTGGCTGGCCCGTTGGTACGCCAGACGTCTTTATTGACGTGAGCGCTGAGGGCCTGAACGCGGACGGCTCTGTTGTGGATGCCGAGGGCAACCTGTGGAACGCGCAATGGGGTGTCAACCGCGTGGCGTGTTATGCGCCAGATGGTACGTTTTTGCGCGCTGTATCCTTTGCAGGAGAGCAGACCAGCTGCCCGGCATTTGGCGGGGCTGACCTGAGGTCACTCTTTGTAACAACTGCCGCTGTTGGGTTAGATGGCCCGAACGAAGGCAAAACCTATGTCTGCGAAATGTCCGATGTCAAAGGGCAGGCAGAGCATCAGGTCATCCTGTGA
- a CDS encoding 2-dehydro-3-deoxy-6-phosphogalactonate aldolase, with amino-acid sequence MGREIIAILRGVKPDEVVEICEGILEAGIDRIEVPLNSPQPFDSIAKIVDAYGKDALIGAGTVLTPENVQKVKDAGGDLIVSPDCCVPVIEKTKELGMQSWPGVITPTECFAALRAGADGLKIFPGDLLGVNGVKAVRAVLPPETAVYAVGGAGPDNFADWVAAGITGFGIGSGIYKVGMSAAEVRMKADAIVAAYDRVMS; translated from the coding sequence ATGGGCCGTGAAATAATTGCCATTCTGCGTGGCGTGAAACCGGACGAAGTTGTCGAAATTTGTGAGGGTATTCTTGAGGCGGGCATAGACCGCATCGAAGTGCCGCTGAACTCTCCACAGCCGTTTGACAGCATCGCCAAGATTGTCGACGCCTATGGCAAAGATGCATTGATCGGGGCGGGCACGGTCCTGACCCCTGAAAATGTACAAAAGGTCAAAGACGCGGGCGGCGATTTGATCGTTTCCCCAGATTGCTGCGTGCCGGTGATTGAAAAGACCAAAGAACTGGGCATGCAGTCTTGGCCAGGTGTGATCACACCAACCGAATGTTTTGCGGCGCTGCGTGCGGGTGCGGATGGGCTGAAGATTTTCCCAGGCGATTTGCTGGGCGTGAACGGTGTGAAAGCCGTGCGGGCTGTGTTGCCGCCAGAAACTGCGGTTTACGCGGTTGGCGGGGCTGGTCCTGACAATTTTGCCGATTGGGTGGCTGCGGGCATCACGGGGTTTGGCATTGGCTCTGGCATCTATAAGGTCGGCATGAGCGCCGCAGAGGTGCGCATGAAAGCAGACGCTATTGTGGCGGCTTATGATCGGGTGATGAGCTAA
- a CDS encoding alpha-galactosidase — MIQCWRLDDSRQTLVLGSQNDHLAEVVYWGPRLSDTENLTTLYQAQLIDVTGGMLDQNPELSICPEATRTFPGQPGMSLRGAGGKPLLPKFCFEKAEQKPGKLTLTFSDKSEKLTYTARFAIDERTHVIEAQAFVDSDAPVHLHWLSAPVFPATQFSDEMIDFAGRWCGEFQMNRTPWSAGMRYRENRTGRTGHEHFPGLIVPCRGATNTSGHAYAFHYGWSGGHRMAAEELPDGRRQIQFGHATRVEMEAGRHFETAKLYAMFSDDGINGCAIAFQRHLRDNVVTWPDADRPRPVHYNCWEAVYFNHNLPELKDIANRAADLGAERFVLDDGWFGERDDDTQALSDWEVDPRKYPDGLKPLIDHIHSLDMTFGIWFEPEMINENSNIHRAHPDWALGGEDQILGRQQKALNMALPEVRDFLFDRISAILRDHDIEYIKWDHNRVLPSPDAAQTRGSYALIDRLREAFPHVEIESCASGGGRIDFGILSRTQRVWLSDSNDALERLRMQHNAAIFLPMAVTGSHVGPRECHTSGRVFDIRYRAWVAAQRHMGFEMDPRELTEEEVTVLKEVTQWWKDNRHWTIGADILRLDSADPAVIAEQQLADGGGRFVVFAGKADTSAQIAPRPLCLTRLTADATYRIELINRADAPELSRGNPLLKTETLEVSGAYLMNHGLTLPWNFPGTMWVIEGTKV, encoded by the coding sequence ATGATCCAATGTTGGCGTCTTGATGACTCGCGTCAAACGCTCGTACTTGGGTCCCAAAATGACCACCTCGCTGAGGTGGTCTATTGGGGCCCAAGGCTTTCTGATACCGAAAACTTGACCACCCTTTATCAAGCACAGCTGATTGATGTGACGGGTGGCATGCTGGACCAAAACCCAGAACTTTCTATATGCCCCGAGGCGACGCGTACGTTTCCTGGGCAGCCGGGGATGTCTCTCCGTGGCGCAGGCGGCAAGCCGCTGTTGCCAAAATTCTGTTTTGAAAAAGCTGAACAAAAACCCGGCAAATTGACGCTGACGTTCAGTGATAAATCTGAGAAATTGACCTATACGGCCCGTTTTGCCATTGATGAACGCACCCATGTCATCGAAGCGCAGGCGTTTGTCGACAGCGACGCGCCGGTGCATTTGCATTGGCTGTCCGCGCCGGTGTTCCCGGCAACGCAATTCTCGGATGAGATGATTGATTTTGCCGGTCGGTGGTGTGGCGAGTTCCAGATGAACCGCACACCTTGGTCGGCTGGCATGCGCTATCGGGAAAACCGCACGGGGCGCACGGGCCACGAGCATTTCCCCGGTCTGATCGTGCCCTGTCGTGGGGCAACCAATACCTCTGGCCATGCCTATGCTTTCCATTACGGATGGTCCGGTGGGCACCGAATGGCGGCCGAAGAGCTGCCGGATGGGCGTCGCCAGATTCAGTTTGGCCATGCCACGCGAGTTGAAATGGAGGCCGGACGGCATTTCGAAACAGCCAAGCTTTATGCGATGTTTTCGGATGATGGCATCAATGGCTGCGCGATCGCGTTTCAACGGCATTTGCGCGACAATGTGGTGACATGGCCGGATGCGGATCGTCCGCGGCCGGTGCATTACAATTGCTGGGAAGCGGTCTATTTCAACCACAACCTGCCAGAGTTGAAAGACATTGCAAATCGCGCTGCTGATTTGGGTGCGGAACGTTTTGTGCTGGATGACGGTTGGTTTGGTGAGCGTGATGACGACACACAGGCGCTGTCAGATTGGGAAGTTGATCCGCGCAAATACCCAGATGGGTTAAAGCCGTTGATCGATCATATTCACAGTTTGGATATGACCTTTGGCATCTGGTTTGAGCCAGAGATGATTAACGAGAATTCCAACATTCACCGCGCGCATCCTGATTGGGCGCTGGGCGGCGAAGATCAGATTTTGGGGCGTCAGCAAAAAGCGTTGAACATGGCGCTGCCCGAGGTGCGGGACTTTTTGTTTGACCGTATCAGTGCGATTTTGCGCGACCACGATATCGAATATATCAAATGGGATCATAACCGGGTTCTGCCGTCGCCGGATGCGGCGCAGACGCGGGGCTCTTATGCGCTGATAGATCGTTTGCGTGAAGCGTTCCCGCATGTGGAAATAGAAAGCTGCGCCTCTGGTGGGGGACGGATCGACTTTGGTATTCTCAGCCGGACGCAACGTGTTTGGTTGTCAGATTCAAACGACGCGCTGGAACGGTTGCGGATGCAGCATAATGCAGCGATCTTTTTACCGATGGCCGTCACCGGCAGCCATGTTGGCCCACGGGAATGCCACACCTCTGGACGGGTCTTTGACATTCGCTATCGCGCTTGGGTGGCTGCCCAGCGTCATATGGGGTTTGAAATGGACCCGCGCGAGCTGACCGAGGAAGAGGTGACTGTTCTAAAAGAGGTCACGCAGTGGTGGAAAGACAACCGTCATTGGACCATCGGCGCAGATATTTTGCGGTTGGACAGTGCTGATCCTGCGGTGATTGCAGAACAGCAATTGGCTGATGGCGGCGGACGTTTTGTGGTGTTTGCGGGCAAGGCCGACACCTCGGCCCAAATTGCACCACGTCCTCTGTGTCTGACCCGTTTGACCGCTGATGCGACCTATCGGATTGAGTTGATCAACCGCGCAGACGCGCCAGAACTTTCGCGCGGCAACCCCTTGCTGAAAACAGAAACGCTGGAAGTGAGCGGCGCTTACTTAATGAACCACGGCCTAACCCTGCCTTGGAACTTTCCGGGGACGATGTGGGTGATTGAAGGAACCAAGGTATGA
- a CDS encoding beta-galactosidase: protein MKRTLGTCYYPEHWEKSLWADDARRIVEAGLTWVRIGEFAWSQLEPKPGELRFEWLDEAIEVLGAAGLKVVLGTPTATPPRWMIDKHPDMIAVDVDGRPRKFGSRRHYCFSHTGYRKECARIVTLFAERYGKNPHVGAWQTDNEYGCHDTTISYSDAARDAFRAWCADRYGSIEALNTAWGNIFWSMEYNSFDQIDLPNLTVTEPNPAHALAFRRFTSDQVVSFNRLQTDIIKAHSKAPTSHNYMGRITDFDHYKVGDDLEIATWDSYPMGFLEDRVGADAAHQKTFARQGDPDFQAFHHDLYRAVGKGRWWVMEQQPGPVNWAPYNPAPLPGMVRLWSWEAFAHGAEAVCYFRWRQAPMAQEQMHAGMLRPDGVDAPAIVEARQVRDEIAAAPDVQNVQAPVALIFDYDADAAWAVQPHGAGLSYFGLVFDTYKALRRMGLSVDILRPEQRDFDGYKLVLGPGLMHMDAGLKQALTQVKAQVVIGPRSGARDQNMNIPLPLPPAIDGLDVVVDRVESLRPDSPVSLGNAGAFTGYRELLEGTADVVLRTAQGEAAVMSNGHTSYVAGWADVAGWCAILTPLLEKAGITVMDLPDGLRVRDTATERFWFNYGAEVVQYDGRAFDAASVTRDA from the coding sequence ATGAAAAGAACACTTGGCACCTGCTATTACCCAGAACATTGGGAGAAATCCCTGTGGGCCGATGACGCGCGGCGGATTGTCGAGGCGGGCCTGACATGGGTGCGTATCGGCGAATTTGCCTGGTCACAATTAGAGCCTAAACCAGGCGAATTACGCTTTGAGTGGCTGGATGAAGCCATCGAGGTGCTGGGGGCTGCGGGGCTGAAAGTTGTGTTGGGCACGCCCACCGCAACGCCACCGCGCTGGATGATCGACAAACACCCTGATATGATTGCGGTGGATGTAGACGGCAGGCCGCGCAAGTTTGGTTCACGGCGGCATTATTGCTTTAGCCATACGGGCTATCGCAAGGAATGCGCGCGTATCGTGACGCTGTTTGCCGAGCGTTACGGCAAAAACCCTCATGTGGGGGCCTGGCAGACCGATAACGAATATGGCTGTCACGACACCACCATTTCCTACAGCGATGCAGCGCGTGATGCCTTTCGGGCTTGGTGTGCGGATCGCTATGGATCAATCGAGGCGCTGAACACGGCCTGGGGCAATATTTTCTGGTCGATGGAATATAATAGTTTTGACCAGATTGATTTGCCAAACCTGACCGTAACAGAGCCTAACCCAGCCCATGCGCTGGCCTTCCGTCGCTTTACCAGCGATCAAGTTGTATCCTTCAACCGCTTGCAGACCGATATCATCAAGGCACATTCCAAGGCACCAACCTCGCACAATTACATGGGGCGGATCACTGATTTTGACCACTATAAGGTGGGCGATGATCTGGAGATTGCCACTTGGGACAGCTACCCCATGGGGTTCCTTGAGGATCGGGTTGGGGCGGATGCGGCACATCAAAAGACCTTTGCCCGTCAGGGGGACCCGGATTTTCAGGCCTTTCACCATGATCTTTATCGTGCGGTCGGTAAGGGCCGTTGGTGGGTAATGGAGCAGCAACCCGGCCCAGTGAACTGGGCACCCTATAATCCGGCCCCCTTGCCCGGCATGGTGCGTTTGTGGAGCTGGGAAGCCTTTGCCCATGGGGCCGAGGCGGTGTGTTATTTCCGCTGGCGTCAGGCCCCGATGGCCCAAGAGCAAATGCACGCGGGCATGTTGCGCCCCGATGGCGTGGATGCGCCGGCGATTGTCGAGGCACGTCAGGTGCGCGACGAAATCGCGGCGGCGCCAGATGTGCAGAATGTGCAGGCACCGGTTGCTTTGATCTTTGACTATGACGCGGATGCGGCCTGGGCGGTGCAGCCACATGGGGCGGGGCTGAGCTATTTTGGTTTGGTGTTTGACACCTATAAGGCGTTACGCCGTATGGGTTTGTCGGTGGATATTCTGCGGCCCGAGCAGCGTGATTTTGACGGATACAAACTGGTGCTGGGCCCCGGGCTGATGCATATGGATGCGGGTCTAAAACAGGCTCTAACACAGGTAAAAGCCCAGGTTGTGATCGGTCCGCGCAGTGGTGCGCGCGATCAGAATATGAACATTCCGCTGCCGTTGCCGCCAGCCATTGACGGGTTGGATGTGGTGGTGGATCGTGTGGAATCCCTGCGACCGGATTCACCAGTGTCATTGGGCAATGCTGGGGCGTTTACCGGCTATCGCGAGTTGCTGGAAGGCACCGCGGATGTGGTGCTGCGCACTGCCCAGGGCGAGGCCGCCGTGATGAGCAATGGACACACCAGCTATGTTGCGGGGTGGGCTGACGTGGCTGGTTGGTGCGCGATCTTGACGCCGCTGCTGGAAAAGGCCGGGATAACCGTGATGGATCTGCCGGATGGGCTGCGCGTGCGTGACACCGCAACTGAACGGTTTTGGTTCAACTATGGGGCAGAGGTTGTTCAGTATGATGGGCGCGCATTTGATGCGGCTTCTGTCACGCGAGATGCTTGA
- a CDS encoding 2-dehydro-3-deoxygalactonokinase, with protein sequence MNDTTRQKLALVAVDWGTSNLRLTLLDNSGEAIGERSSDRGMGSLEPSEFEDALLELIDEDLPQDKVTPVICCGMVGSRQGWQEASYLTVPCAPPDGTRATRVAVNDPRLSLWILPGVKQARPADVMRGEETQIAGYLAQNPEFDGVLCLPGTHTKWARISAGEIVSFQTFMTGELFALLSKNSVLRHTVNGANWDAQAFEEALSDAMSRPQGIASKLFGLRAENLVGDMSPTQGKARLSGYLIGLELAGARPYWLGMEIAMIGAPALSKLYQDGLAVQGVSASVHSVKDMTLSGLKAAYSVVKDSN encoded by the coding sequence ATGAATGACACAACACGGCAAAAACTGGCCCTTGTGGCAGTGGATTGGGGCACCAGCAATCTGCGTTTGACCCTGCTGGATAATTCCGGCGAGGCCATCGGAGAGCGGTCTTCGGATCGTGGCATGGGCTCTTTGGAACCGTCGGAATTTGAAGATGCGTTGCTTGAGCTGATCGACGAGGATTTGCCGCAGGACAAGGTGACCCCGGTGATCTGCTGCGGCATGGTAGGGTCGCGACAGGGTTGGCAAGAAGCGTCGTATTTGACCGTGCCTTGCGCCCCGCCGGATGGGACCCGCGCCACAAGGGTTGCCGTGAATGATCCGCGCCTGTCGCTTTGGATTTTGCCGGGCGTCAAACAAGCGCGCCCTGCGGATGTGATGCGCGGCGAAGAAACCCAAATCGCCGGCTATCTGGCACAAAATCCCGAGTTTGACGGCGTGTTGTGCCTGCCGGGCACCCACACCAAATGGGCGCGCATCAGTGCGGGCGAAATTGTCAGTTTTCAAACCTTTATGACGGGCGAATTGTTTGCGCTTTTGTCCAAGAATTCTGTGCTGCGCCATACGGTGAATGGCGCAAATTGGGATGCGCAGGCCTTTGAAGAGGCCTTGTCAGACGCCATGTCGCGCCCGCAAGGCATCGCCAGCAAATTGTTTGGGCTGCGGGCCGAAAATTTGGTGGGTGATATGAGCCCAACACAGGGCAAAGCGCGGCTGTCAGGCTATTTGATTGGTCTGGAACTGGCCGGTGCGCGGCCCTATTGGCTGGGCATGGAGATCGCGATGATCGGCGCGCCTGCGCTGTCGAAACTATATCAAGACGGACTGGCGGTGCAGGGTGTTTCTGCGTCGGTGCATTCCGTGAAAGACATGACATTGAGCGGCCTGAAAGCCGCCTATTCCGTAGTAAAGGATTCGAACTGA
- a CDS encoding SDR family oxidoreductase — MSVNATFHDLKDKSVFITGGGAGIGAFLTEGFLQQGAKVAFVQRSDSTEFCDEMEQKHGVRPLFIKCDITDIAALKAAMQQATAAHGPITALVNNAANDKRHETLEVEEEFWDWMQDINLKAYFFACQEAIKGMKDAGGGSIINFTSISYMMGNAGYPAYTTANSGINGMTRSLAREFGPDRIRVNALAPGWVLTDKQKEMWVTPEALDEHLGRQCLKDTLGPEDIVGTTLFMASDASKMMTGQAMVVDGGVVVTG; from the coding sequence ATGTCAGTGAATGCCACCTTTCATGATCTGAAAGACAAATCTGTTTTTATCACTGGAGGCGGCGCTGGGATCGGTGCCTTCCTGACCGAGGGATTTTTGCAGCAAGGCGCGAAAGTGGCCTTTGTGCAGCGGTCGGATTCCACAGAATTCTGTGATGAGATGGAGCAAAAGCACGGTGTGCGGCCCTTGTTTATCAAGTGTGACATCACCGATATTGCGGCGCTTAAAGCGGCGATGCAGCAAGCCACAGCGGCGCACGGGCCGATCACCGCGCTGGTGAACAATGCCGCCAATGACAAGCGCCACGAAACGCTAGAGGTCGAAGAAGAGTTTTGGGACTGGATGCAGGACATCAACCTGAAAGCCTATTTCTTTGCGTGCCAAGAGGCGATCAAGGGCATGAAGGACGCCGGAGGTGGGTCGATCATCAACTTTACCTCGATTTCCTATATGATGGGCAATGCGGGATATCCGGCCTACACCACTGCCAATTCTGGCATCAATGGCATGACTCGCAGTTTGGCGCGCGAATTTGGCCCGGACCGGATTCGGGTGAATGCGCTGGCCCCTGGCTGGGTTTTGACCGATAAGCAAAAAGAAATGTGGGTCACACCCGAAGCCTTGGACGAGCATCTTGGCCGTCAGTGCCTGAAAGACACATTGGGTCCGGAAGACATTGTTGGCACAACGCTGTTCATGGCATCAGATGCCAGCAAAATGATGACAGGCCAGGCCATGGTCGTAGACGGAGGCGTTGTAGTCACAGGATGA
- a CDS encoding IlvD/Edd family dehydratase, with the protein MTKKRRNRDWYGMLDKDGFIRRSWMKNQGFPDHVFDGRPVIGICNTWSELTPCNSGLRELAEGVKRGVWEAGGFPVEFPVMSLGETQMKPTAMLFRNLLAMDVEESCRAYGMDGVVLLGGCDKTTPGQLMGAASVDLPAIVVSSGPMLNGKWKGKDLGSGTDVRKFAMDVKAGDMTLKDFMATESGMSRSKGVCMTMGTASTMSSISEAMGLSLPMNGSLPAVDARRMALAHMTGKRIVEMVEEDLKISDVLTKESFENAILANAALGGSTNAVVHLLALAGRVGIDLTMEDFEIGGEIPLLVNCMPSGKYLMEDFCYAGGVPVVLKEIQHKLRKANTVMGKDISHYYEEAECYNRDVIHAYDAPRKPAAGLRVLRGNVAPNGAIVKPSAASDHLLEHEGEAYVFESIEELKANIDRDDLPVTKDSILVLKHCGPKGYPGMPEVGDMPVPGKLVKQGIRDIVRISDARMSGTAFGTVILHVAPEATAGGPIALVKTGDRIKVSASTGVLELLVSAEELDARRAVWVAPEPYYTRGYAKMYVDHVLQADKGADLDFLVGKDTRPVTRESH; encoded by the coding sequence ATGACCAAGAAAAGACGCAACCGTGATTGGTACGGGATGCTGGACAAAGATGGATTTATTCGCCGTAGCTGGATGAAAAATCAGGGTTTTCCAGATCATGTTTTTGATGGTCGTCCGGTGATCGGGATCTGTAACACCTGGTCGGAACTCACACCGTGCAATTCTGGTCTGCGCGAGCTGGCCGAAGGCGTGAAACGCGGCGTCTGGGAGGCCGGTGGCTTTCCAGTGGAGTTTCCGGTGATGTCGTTGGGCGAAACCCAGATGAAGCCAACAGCGATGTTGTTTCGCAATTTGTTGGCGATGGATGTCGAGGAATCCTGCCGGGCCTATGGCATGGATGGTGTTGTGCTGTTGGGTGGCTGTGACAAGACAACTCCGGGTCAGCTGATGGGGGCCGCCTCGGTCGATTTGCCGGCAATTGTTGTGTCTTCTGGACCAATGTTGAACGGCAAATGGAAGGGCAAAGATCTTGGCTCTGGCACCGATGTGCGCAAGTTCGCGATGGACGTTAAAGCCGGCGACATGACGTTGAAAGACTTTATGGCCACGGAGTCGGGCATGAGCCGTTCCAAAGGCGTGTGCATGACCATGGGCACGGCGTCCACGATGTCTTCGATTTCCGAAGCGATGGGTCTGTCCTTGCCAATGAACGGCTCGTTGCCTGCGGTTGATGCGCGACGTATGGCGCTGGCGCATATGACTGGCAAGCGCATCGTTGAGATGGTTGAGGAAGATCTGAAAATCTCTGACGTGTTGACCAAGGAAAGCTTTGAAAACGCTATTCTGGCAAATGCGGCCCTGGGTGGATCGACAAATGCTGTGGTGCATCTGCTGGCGCTCGCAGGGCGTGTTGGCATTGACCTGACGATGGAAGATTTTGAAATCGGAGGTGAAATTCCTCTGCTGGTCAACTGCATGCCGTCGGGCAAATACCTGATGGAAGACTTTTGTTATGCGGGCGGGGTGCCTGTGGTTCTCAAAGAGATCCAGCACAAGCTGCGCAAGGCCAACACCGTGATGGGCAAAGATATCTCGCATTATTACGAAGAGGCCGAGTGCTATAATCGCGATGTGATTCACGCCTATGATGCGCCGCGTAAACCCGCAGCAGGATTGCGGGTATTACGGGGGAATGTCGCGCCAAATGGTGCCATTGTGAAGCCGTCCGCCGCCAGCGATCATTTGCTAGAGCATGAGGGCGAAGCCTATGTGTTTGAAAGCATCGAAGAATTGAAAGCCAATATCGACCGCGATGATTTACCCGTGACCAAAGACAGCATTCTGGTGCTGAAGCACTGCGGTCCCAAGGGCTATCCGGGCATGCCAGAGGTGGGCGATATGCCCGTACCAGGCAAGCTGGTGAAACAGGGTATTCGCGATATCGTGCGGATTTCTGATGCGCGCATGTCGGGCACGGCTTTTGGCACGGTGATCTTGCATGTGGCCCCAGAGGCGACAGCGGGTGGGCCGATTGCGCTGGTGAAAACCGGGGATCGTATCAAGGTGTCTGCGTCGACCGGTGTTTTGGAACTGCTGGTCTCTGCAGAGGAACTGGACGCGCGTCGCGCCGTTTGGGTGGCTCCAGAGCCGTATTATACCCGCGGGTATGCGAAAATGTATGTTGATCACGTCTTGCAAGCCGATAAGGGCGCTGATCTGGATTTCTTGGTCGGGAAAGATACCCGCCCAGTTACACGGGAGAGCCACTGA